A region of Candidatus Zixiibacteriota bacterium DNA encodes the following proteins:
- a CDS encoding cell division protein FtsH, protein EAGHALVARLMPKSDPVHKVTIIPRGMALGLTSYLPVDEKHTYSKEFLEGKLVHILGGRAAEKLIFGQLTTGAGNDIEQATGLARKMVCEWGMSDKLGPQTFGKKKEEIFLGREISQHRDYSETTAQLIDTEVRRIIETAQEKAIDLLEKNLDLLKKVAETLLERETLDGDELDQIIRGETLEELPSSVPEK, encoded by the coding sequence GAGGCTGGTCATGCGCTCGTTGCAAGGCTGATGCCGAAATCGGACCCCGTGCACAAAGTCACCATTATCCCGAGAGGTATGGCGCTCGGCTTGACTTCCTATCTGCCGGTCGACGAGAAGCATACATATTCAAAAGAGTTTCTCGAAGGCAAGCTTGTGCACATTCTCGGAGGCCGTGCGGCTGAGAAGCTAATATTTGGTCAACTTACAACCGGCGCCGGGAACGATATAGAGCAGGCGACCGGGCTCGCGAGGAAGATGGTTTGCGAATGGGGAATGTCAGACAAACTCGGCCCCCAGACGTTCGGCAAGAAGAAAGAAGAGATATTCCTTGGGCGTGAAATATCGCAGCATCGCGATTACTCCGAAACAACTGCGCAATTGATAGATACCGAAGTCAGAAGAATTATTGAAACCGCGCAGGAGAAGGCGATAGATCTCCTGGAGAAAAACCTCGACCTGCTCAAGAAGGTAGCCGAGACCCTTCTCGAACGCGAAACCCTTGACGGCGACGAACTCGACCAGATCATTCGCGGCGAAACACTCGAAGAATTACCGTCGTCCGTGCCGGAAAAATAG
- the folP gene encoding dihydropteroate synthase has translation MQRNQPPSPIKIGSAVFDFTRTYVIGILNVTPDSFSDGGRFLDLDQAVQHALKMASEGADIIDIGGESTRPGAQPLSLDAELARVLPLIKEIRRQSDIPISIDTYKSAVAGASIEAGANLINDISGLRFDIAMASTAAHLGVPVIAMHIKGEPRSMQTNPTYDDLIAKIKAYLSESISIAENAGIKRENIIIDPGIGFGKTFAHNFSILRHLCEFAELGQPIMVGASRKRFLGSLSGTDPDDRLEESLAAAIIAAANGAHFVRVHDVSQTVRALRVWDAVKGSE, from the coding sequence ATGCAAAGAAACCAGCCTCCCTCACCGATCAAGATCGGTTCTGCTGTATTTGATTTCACGCGCACGTATGTAATCGGCATCCTCAATGTCACCCCCGATTCATTCTCAGATGGCGGTCGGTTTCTTGATTTAGACCAAGCCGTTCAGCATGCCCTCAAGATGGCATCCGAAGGCGCAGATATTATCGACATCGGCGGCGAATCGACACGCCCCGGCGCGCAGCCGCTCAGCCTCGATGCTGAGCTGGCGCGAGTTCTGCCATTAATCAAAGAGATTCGACGGCAATCAGATATCCCAATCTCAATCGATACGTACAAATCCGCAGTCGCAGGAGCATCGATAGAGGCGGGCGCGAATCTGATAAACGACATATCGGGCTTGAGATTCGACATCGCGATGGCATCGACCGCGGCACATCTCGGCGTACCGGTGATAGCAATGCACATCAAAGGGGAACCTCGCTCGATGCAGACCAACCCGACATATGATGATCTTATCGCTAAAATCAAGGCATATCTGTCAGAGTCGATTTCGATAGCCGAAAATGCAGGAATCAAACGAGAGAACATTATTATTGATCCCGGCATCGGATTCGGGAAGACATTCGCACACAATTTCTCGATACTGCGTCATCTCTGTGAGTTTGCCGAACTGGGACAGCCAATAATGGTAGGAGCATCGCGCAAGAGATTTCTCGGCTCACTATCGGGCACCGACCCCGACGATCGCCTTGAAGAGTCACTCGCCGCAGCAATAATCGCGGCAGCCAACGGCGCTCATTTCGTCAGAGTCCACGACGTATCGCAGACCGTCCGCGCCCTCCGCGTCTGGGATGCGGTGAAGGGTTCCGAGTAG
- the cdaA gene encoding diadenylate cyclase CdaA — protein MELFHYEFLKFTLLDLIDVALVSYIIYKILMLIRGTRSANIVTGLTFILLMAFLSYWFQLEGLKWLFRNLATVGFIVLVIIFQPEIRGALAQIGHSRFFKHLFRYETHKALDELVKGVIRLSELRYGALIVIQRAVGLRNIIETGRNLNAKLSADLLTTVFTPYTPLHDGAVVVSNDDIVAAACVLPLTQNPRFDQLFGMRHRAAVGITEESDALCLVVSEETGAVSCAFGGVLKRDLEKLNLKETLLSMLNGK, from the coding sequence ATGGAACTGTTTCATTACGAGTTTCTTAAGTTCACGCTGCTCGATCTGATTGATGTCGCGCTGGTCAGCTATATCATTTACAAAATTCTCATGCTGATCCGCGGAACACGGTCCGCCAATATCGTCACCGGCCTGACATTCATACTCCTCATGGCCTTCCTCTCCTACTGGTTCCAGCTTGAAGGTCTTAAGTGGCTGTTCCGCAATCTCGCGACGGTCGGCTTCATAGTTCTCGTAATCATATTCCAGCCCGAAATCAGAGGCGCACTCGCTCAGATCGGCCATTCACGATTCTTCAAGCATCTATTCAGGTATGAGACCCACAAAGCACTCGATGAACTCGTGAAGGGAGTCATCAGACTCTCCGAATTGCGATATGGCGCACTGATCGTGATCCAGAGGGCGGTCGGCCTGAGAAATATTATCGAAACGGGCAGAAACCTCAACGCCAAACTCTCTGCCGATCTTCTGACGACAGTCTTCACGCCATATACCCCCCTGCATGATGGTGCGGTAGTCGTCAGCAACGACGATATCGTCGCAGCGGCGTGTGTGCTGCCACTTACTCAAAACCCGCGATTCGATCAGCTTTTCGGGATGAGGCACAGAGCGGCGGTCGGCATCACAGAAGAGTCGGATGCGCTCTGTCTGGTGGTATCGGAGGAGACCGGAGCGGTGTCGTGCGCGTTCGGGGGTGTCCTCAAAAGAGACCTGGAGAAGCTTAACCTCAAGGAAACTCTCCTTAGCATGCTCAATGGCAAATAG
- the obgE gene encoding GTPase ObgE, producing MMFVDLVEIEVQAGDGGNGVVSFHREKYISKGGPDGGDGGKGGDVILEVDDNLMTLMDLKYRKKYAAEKGDDGQGGQRSGKGGDDIVIRIPPGTAVYDASAGDDLLVDLTQPGERFVTAKGGRGGLGNVHFKSSTNQSPRKATPGKLGEKRKLVIELRLIADVGLVGYPNAGKSTMLAAVSDAKPKIASYPFTTLTPNIGIVYLDNYRHFRMADIPGIIEGASHGKGLGLSFLRHIMRTRVLLFVLDGSEEDPAKTLSLLRKELADFDWRLNEKPYIIALNKIDLIDEVHSAALRESFGPDCFETSGVTKSGIEVLKIALSQKLTLHE from the coding sequence CTGATGTTTGTAGACCTGGTCGAAATCGAAGTTCAGGCCGGAGACGGTGGCAACGGGGTAGTCTCCTTTCACAGGGAGAAGTATATCTCCAAAGGCGGCCCGGATGGCGGCGATGGCGGCAAGGGCGGTGATGTCATCCTTGAGGTCGACGATAACCTGATGACGTTGATGGATCTCAAGTATCGCAAGAAATATGCTGCTGAGAAGGGGGACGATGGTCAGGGAGGCCAGAGATCCGGCAAGGGCGGCGATGACATAGTCATCAGAATTCCTCCCGGAACGGCCGTTTACGATGCATCGGCCGGGGATGATCTCCTGGTTGATTTGACGCAGCCAGGCGAGAGATTTGTTACGGCCAAGGGTGGTCGAGGTGGTTTGGGCAATGTCCATTTCAAGTCTTCGACTAACCAGTCGCCAAGGAAAGCAACACCGGGCAAATTGGGTGAGAAGCGCAAGCTGGTAATCGAGCTGCGACTGATCGCGGATGTCGGCCTGGTCGGGTATCCGAATGCGGGCAAATCGACTATGCTTGCGGCAGTCTCCGACGCGAAGCCGAAAATCGCGAGCTATCCATTTACAACTTTGACACCAAATATCGGCATCGTATACCTCGACAATTACAGACATTTCCGGATGGCAGACATTCCGGGTATTATCGAAGGCGCCAGCCATGGGAAGGGACTTGGGCTCTCATTTCTGAGGCACATTATGCGTACCAGAGTCCTGCTGTTTGTGCTGGATGGCTCCGAGGAGGACCCGGCGAAAACCCTGTCGCTTCTCCGCAAAGAGCTCGCCGATTTTGATTGGCGTCTGAACGAAAAACCGTACATTATCGCTCTGAACAAGATCGACTTGATTGACGAAGTCCATTCAGCAGCACTTCGGGAGTCTTTCGGTCCCGATTGCTTTGAAACCAGCGGAGTCACAAAATCAGGTATCGAAGTATTGAAGATAGCGCTTTCACAGAAACTGACTCTACATGAATGA
- the dprA gene encoding DNA-processing protein DprA, whose product MNDSHDRNLYWIALGRVQQVGPVLIKRLLQTFKTPEAIFSASRQQLVQVQDIGSKTADSILQGPDIEFAKRQLEAIGKRRVRLVTYDSDEYPVRLKQIYDPPHILYVMGELRAEDSRAVAVIGSRHATHYGKSMAETVSGQLAAAGVTVVSGLARGIDSTAHRAAISAGGRTIAVLGCGLDIIYPPENASLYEDISQHGAVISELPCETPPDGPNFPRRNRIISGLSLGVVVVEAGRKSGALLTAEHALEQNREVFAVPGNITSMTSSGTNALIKQGARLVTSAEDVLSELKFILPDGKPSPPHKAIDLDPEQSRLFDLIEDDPVHIDILARRSGVGVPRLLGMLLEMELKGAVTQVAGKKFVKSTEQLYNR is encoded by the coding sequence ATGAATGACTCGCACGATCGAAATCTATACTGGATAGCACTCGGCAGAGTCCAGCAGGTCGGACCGGTGCTGATCAAGCGGCTGCTGCAGACATTCAAAACGCCGGAAGCAATATTCTCTGCCAGCAGACAGCAACTTGTGCAAGTTCAGGATATCGGCTCCAAGACTGCCGATTCAATCCTTCAAGGCCCTGATATCGAATTTGCGAAGCGTCAGTTGGAGGCAATCGGGAAAAGACGGGTCAGACTTGTTACCTATGATTCCGATGAGTATCCGGTCAGACTGAAACAGATATACGATCCCCCTCACATTTTGTATGTAATGGGGGAATTGCGCGCCGAGGATAGTCGCGCAGTTGCTGTCATTGGATCGCGTCACGCGACGCATTATGGGAAATCCATGGCAGAGACGGTTTCGGGACAGTTGGCAGCCGCAGGTGTGACTGTGGTCTCCGGCCTGGCGCGCGGTATCGACTCAACAGCACATAGAGCCGCAATTTCCGCAGGCGGCAGAACGATCGCTGTTCTCGGATGCGGCCTTGATATTATCTATCCCCCCGAGAATGCCTCGCTATATGAAGATATTTCACAGCACGGGGCTGTCATCTCGGAACTCCCATGTGAAACTCCGCCCGACGGGCCGAATTTCCCGAGAAGAAACCGTATAATCTCCGGCCTCTCCCTCGGTGTCGTGGTTGTGGAGGCTGGGAGGAAATCGGGCGCATTGCTGACGGCTGAACATGCTCTGGAACAGAACCGAGAGGTCTTTGCCGTTCCGGGCAATATCACCTCGATGACCAGCTCCGGCACGAACGCCTTGATAAAGCAAGGTGCACGACTGGTGACATCGGCTGAGGATGTCCTCTCCGAATTGAAGTTCATATTGCCCGATGGGAAACCGTCTCCTCCACATAAGGCGATCGACCTGGACCCGGAACAGAGCCGCTTGTTCGACCTGATCGAGGATGACCCTGTGCACATAGATATTCTCGCACGCCGTTCGGGAGTAGGAGTCCCCCGTCTTCTCGGAATGTTGCTCGAGATGGAATTGAAGGGCGCAGTAACACAGGTCGCCGGGAAAAAGTTTGTCAAATCTACAGAGCAACTGTATAATAGGTAA
- a CDS encoding HPr family phosphocarrier protein — protein MIEKEITVINRLGLHARPSAKLVQTASRFKSDVSIIRDDLTVNGKSILGVMMLAAEMGAVLTFRIDGPDEQETLAAIEKVFTDRFGEK, from the coding sequence TTGATTGAAAAAGAGATCACGGTGATCAACAGACTCGGCTTGCATGCAAGGCCTTCGGCGAAGCTCGTTCAGACGGCGTCCCGGTTCAAATCGGATGTGTCGATTATCAGGGACGATCTGACTGTGAATGGAAAGAGCATATTGGGTGTGATGATGCTTGCGGCTGAGATGGGAGCGGTCCTCACGTTTCGGATCGACGGACCGGATGAACAGGAGACGTTAGCTGCAATTGAGAAAGTTTTCACCGACAGGTTTGGAGAGAAGTGA
- the ptsP gene encoding phosphoenolpyruvate--protein phosphotransferase, with amino-acid sequence MRKFSPTGLERSDLVESADSITLRGIAASTGLACGLSFIHYEKPGRVKKEKIDSSKVNLEIKRLEKAISKSRTEIIALRKEALSSVGRDLSQVLDAQLMILEDSHFMDKVKQTVIARLQNVEYVYQQEVNKTIRALDKSKDVYIREMISDINAVTARLLHNLSGIEDIKQRRYSAPVIAFAPFFTPAEIMNMRKSNVVGFVAESGGPTSHMALFAGALAIPAVVGVEGCLVKVKARQKVCLDGGKGSVIISPSINEWRSFKKRIDSLKRQEKKRFVALGDIPSETRDGRKVQVTANLEIPTEYDAQLSGENVGVGLYRTEFLYLSSTKFPDEEQQFETYKKIAQQFSPQPVTLRTFDLGGDKFTEHFEDDGEANPALGWRAIRFSLDVPRIFRTQLRAMLRASAFGNIRIMFPMISSVEQIVRAKRILASAKIELARHKVPFDNKVPVGIMIEIPSAVIMAHRLALEVDFFSIGTNDLTQYTLAVDRGNSKVAKWYREHHPAVLRLIDEAVRAGHECNIPVALCGEIAGDPKATRMLVGFGIDALSTNPGSIRAVKDIISQIDYKDAQAFSRRILSLQGAGDVEKMLSDDYRSICRKK; translated from the coding sequence TTGAGAAAGTTTTCACCGACAGGTTTGGAGAGAAGTGATTTGGTCGAATCCGCAGATTCCATCACCTTACGGGGCATAGCAGCTTCAACTGGGCTTGCCTGCGGGCTTTCATTCATACACTACGAGAAGCCCGGCAGAGTCAAGAAAGAGAAGATCGACAGCAGCAAGGTCAATCTCGAGATAAAGCGACTTGAGAAGGCGATATCCAAGAGCAGGACTGAGATCATTGCGCTCAGAAAAGAGGCACTCAGCTCTGTCGGACGAGATTTGTCGCAGGTGCTTGATGCCCAGTTGATGATTCTTGAAGACAGCCATTTCATGGACAAAGTCAAGCAGACGGTGATAGCCAGGCTGCAGAATGTTGAATATGTCTACCAGCAGGAAGTTAACAAGACGATTCGCGCTCTGGACAAGTCAAAAGACGTTTACATTCGCGAGATGATATCTGACATCAATGCCGTCACGGCCCGCTTACTGCACAATCTATCAGGAATAGAAGACATCAAGCAGAGAAGATACAGCGCACCTGTGATCGCATTTGCACCTTTCTTTACGCCCGCAGAAATCATGAACATGCGGAAGTCGAACGTCGTCGGCTTCGTAGCCGAGTCAGGCGGTCCGACCTCGCACATGGCACTATTCGCCGGAGCGCTCGCTATTCCGGCTGTTGTAGGGGTCGAAGGATGTCTCGTCAAAGTCAAAGCCCGTCAGAAGGTATGTCTCGACGGTGGCAAGGGGTCCGTAATCATCTCTCCCTCCATCAATGAGTGGAGATCGTTCAAGAAGAGAATCGATTCACTCAAACGCCAGGAGAAGAAGCGATTTGTTGCATTGGGAGATATCCCATCAGAGACCAGAGATGGTCGAAAGGTCCAGGTCACTGCAAACCTCGAAATTCCGACCGAATATGATGCTCAGTTGTCGGGCGAGAACGTAGGAGTAGGCTTATATCGTACGGAATTTCTCTATCTGAGTTCGACCAAGTTCCCTGATGAAGAGCAACAGTTTGAGACATACAAGAAGATCGCGCAGCAATTCAGCCCGCAACCGGTGACTTTGAGAACATTCGATCTTGGCGGGGATAAATTCACAGAGCACTTCGAAGATGATGGAGAGGCTAATCCAGCTCTGGGCTGGAGAGCGATAAGGTTTTCGCTCGATGTGCCTCGGATTTTCCGCACGCAACTCAGGGCGATGTTGCGAGCATCTGCATTCGGGAACATAAGGATTATGTTTCCGATGATATCCAGCGTCGAGCAGATTGTGCGCGCCAAGAGGATTCTTGCCAGCGCGAAGATCGAGCTTGCGAGGCATAAAGTCCCGTTTGATAACAAGGTTCCGGTCGGTATCATGATCGAGATTCCATCGGCGGTGATCATGGCACATCGACTTGCGCTGGAGGTAGATTTCTTCTCGATCGGCACCAACGATCTCACGCAGTATACTCTTGCCGTCGACCGAGGCAATTCGAAAGTCGCTAAGTGGTACCGTGAGCACCACCCCGCTGTCCTGAGGCTCATCGACGAAGCGGTCAGAGCCGGGCACGAGTGCAACATACCGGTCGCGCTCTGCGGCGAGATTGCCGGTGACCCGAAAGCCACGCGGATGCTTGTCGGATTTGGAATCGATGCGCTGTCTACCAACCCGGGGTCTATTCGGGCGGTCAAAGACATAATTTCGCAGATCGACTACAAGGATGCTCAGGCGTTCTCTCGCAGGATTCTGTCACTGCAAGGCGCGGGAGATGTCGAGAAGATGCTGAGTGATGATTACCGCAGTATCTGCAGAAAGAAGTAA
- a CDS encoding bifunctional phosphoglucose/phosphomannose isomerase, with product MDSEYYMTRMAEFDPDGMYGDIASFPDHLEEGMRIASQASLPEIPVNSIDHIIVCGMGGSAIGADLVRSYLADRLGIPMSICRHYRLPGYAGKSTLVIGSSYSGNTEETLSSIADAERVGAQTICITTGGKLEKMAAKNDWACVKIPPGMMPRAALAYSFVPLLVLMSRLGFAPGCDNDLQEATGTARSRVKELSIDNDKNEAMKLAEMIRGRIPIIYAGQDHIDAVAVRFKGQICENSKQLAFTNVYPEFNHNELVGWSIFEPFVDKLIVITLRDIDDHKRVSARMKIVGEIFSSNDIPAVEIASDGDSLLSRMMSLIQFGDFTSFFLAMLNRTDPSPVHVIDHLKSELDKI from the coding sequence ATGGATTCTGAATATTATATGACAAGGATGGCCGAGTTTGATCCCGACGGCATGTATGGAGACATTGCAAGCTTCCCGGACCATCTTGAGGAGGGGATGCGGATAGCATCTCAGGCAAGTCTTCCGGAGATACCGGTCAATTCGATCGATCACATAATCGTATGCGGAATGGGCGGCTCAGCGATCGGTGCTGATCTCGTGAGGAGCTACCTCGCTGACAGACTCGGAATCCCAATGTCAATCTGCAGGCACTACCGGCTTCCGGGATATGCCGGCAAAAGCACGCTTGTCATCGGTTCAAGCTACTCTGGAAATACAGAGGAGACACTTTCGTCCATCGCCGATGCCGAGCGCGTCGGTGCACAGACGATCTGTATCACAACCGGGGGAAAACTGGAGAAGATGGCGGCGAAGAATGACTGGGCATGTGTCAAGATTCCACCGGGCATGATGCCGCGTGCAGCGCTGGCCTATTCGTTTGTGCCGCTGTTGGTGTTGATGTCGCGACTCGGTTTCGCACCCGGCTGCGATAATGATCTTCAGGAAGCTACCGGAACCGCGCGATCGAGGGTGAAGGAGCTGTCGATTGATAATGACAAGAACGAGGCAATGAAACTGGCTGAAATGATTCGAGGCAGGATTCCGATTATCTATGCTGGCCAGGATCATATAGATGCTGTTGCAGTGCGATTTAAGGGTCAGATCTGCGAAAATTCCAAGCAACTTGCCTTTACAAACGTGTATCCGGAATTCAATCACAACGAACTGGTCGGATGGAGCATTTTTGAGCCTTTTGTCGACAAGCTGATCGTCATCACTTTGCGCGATATTGACGACCACAAGAGAGTCTCCGCAAGGATGAAAATCGTTGGAGAAATATTCTCGAGCAATGACATACCAGCGGTGGAAATTGCCAGCGATGGAGACAGCCTGCTTTCGAGAATGATGTCCCTGATACAGTTCGGGGATTTCACCAGTTTCTT